The genomic window caaattatctgGAAAAGTTTTTTGGGGATTTCAAAATTGGAATACAATTTTGTATGTGTTTTAAGCGCTTATAACTCGAAAATAATTGTGAATTTCAAATCCCctcaaatatgaaaaaaaacacaTGGGCTTCTATGCTTCTATAACCTTAAAGATATAGACGTTTTTTtgaatcaattattttaatataaatcacTATATTCCTTAATGTATCTTATAAATATAACCGCCGCGCCGTTtactttaaagttatttttgggcaaattattattaatataccaTGTACCCTCATAAAACAAGAAACTGGGTTGTCTGGTAATACTTATTAACgtatataaaattcatttgttattgttaatttattattttacgacCTCGTTTCACGTTAATACcaccctaatttttttttcatttataggCGCGTAATAATTTCGAACAGTTTTgcataatttaagaaaaaacttttttacccTTCGGTACGGTTCAATATATAGGGGGAGGTTATGCTAGAAACGTTTATTCCACTTAtccattataaataaataaaagggtCGTGTTAATCATATGGTTTGACGTCTacagatatttttaaagattcaGAAGGTCACTTGTAAGAACTTCTTTACAAGGACGGAATTTCCGAATAACGTGCCAGTATTTTCTCCTAAATAACCACCTTAACGAGGTTTAAGTAATAACAATAGATATTCCTGGGATTATGCTACAAATATCTCATGCAAGTATGCGaatgttaaaatttgtttatggcatttttcatatatttgttTGACCAacatcttttataattttttattcttattatttaaataataaatgtaagacgtgaatttattttacttattatattttatctggtttttgtcgatcatcaaaaattaataaaaaaaggcaacGATAACCGATCAGAATGTTAAGGGCTGACACGTAAAGATAAGGACGATCTGTGAGAATGTTGGTATTTACAAGTTCTCAAACAGATGTTTATCAGAATTCTTTTAAGAGATATTTctaatatgatcctttttagaatTCAGTTCGATAGTAACTTTACTCGAAAACAGTCGTGGACAGTGTCCACTTGTTCTCCCGTAACTTTTCTCTAGTGTTGTGGTTAGTGCCTTTATTGAACTATCAAACCTGTTAAATTACAAAGGTGAGAGTTTTCACTGAGCAATGTTTtactttatgtttttcttattattttaatcattattaGTATAAAGAAAGTAATGTTTAAATGCGCATCCTTCCGTACTAAGTGTAGTGACCTGATTGATACCTTGGTACGTAAAACAACGCTAGCTAGTGTAAGTAGGTGTTTGGCACTAGTGCAACCCAGAGTGTTGTGGCACCTGAGATTATTTTGTGGAGTGCTTGCTAGCACTATCCCATCAACGCTATTTCTAATGCTGGACATCAGGTTTTTTTCTGCCTGGATTGGAGAACAACTCTTTAACAAGGTCTACTGATGTCTATAATTTGAAGGATGTTAGTCTTATTGATAGTTTTATGGTATTGTGTACAGGTGCTATAAATCTGAAATGGCCTTGTGTAAACGTACGCAATCACAATAACTAGGGTAAAATATTTGCTCACAGGtaccttttactttttataggTATGTAGTATCGTATGATTTCATTATCAATGATCTCGAATCCTGACGTAGCAATACATCTATCATTCTGTCTTCTTACACGTTCCAAATATACACCACAAGTTACTGTAAGTACATTTATCGTTTTGCTACTGTTTGAAAGTTTACTGTTTACGAGTTTATTGTTGTAACACATCCTGACAAAAtagtatacatatattaaaatcaaataaaagtaaCTGGCAGTATTATAATACGCCCTCTCAAGAATTTAGGCCCTGACATAAATTTAGAAAACGTAATTCTTATATTAAGATGACCACaatgtaatattaatttttcagtgTATTTATTCGTTGAATTTCTAGGACCCTATTCTTTAactatctatttttttttaatcttttcatttttaaatctCCCGCCAGAAGTCAAATTCAAATAAACCACCTTTTGTGTTTCTGTGTCCTTGCCTAAAGCAATTCATTCTACCTCAATGCCTCAGACTTTATTCAGTGACCCACTTGCTTTGCCGTCTACATGCGAGAATATTGAAGAATAACTACTGTATTAACTCTTAACCAACCTTTTTCTGTGTTATCAccttttttttaagtgataattattttcattcttAATTcagaaaatttgttattaattttttagtgtaTTGAttcgttaaattttaaaatttccttgcctatccttttttgaattttaaatctcCTCCCAGGCGTGAAATTTAAATAACCCGCCTTTTTATTTGACGTTATTGTGCCTGTCATCTAGAGAAAATGGGAATGACTGACTACTCCACATAACCTTAACTATATTTTTGTGCTTTGTGACCTTAACCATAACCACACTTTTTGGCAGTAGCAgatttttacattatatttacatattattatttttcaaataatttttcctatttagttttaaataatttcacaaTGAAACCGATAACATTTGTGACGGGAAACGCCAAAAAACTAGAAGAATTAATCTCGATCCTAGGCTCAAACTTCCCTCGAGAactagtaagtaaaaaaatcgaCTTACCAGAACTACAAGGCGATATCGACGagatttgtataaaaaaagcCCAATCGGCCTACAAACAAGTCGGAGGCCCCGTTTTAGTCGAAGACACCTGCCTGTGCTTTAACGCATACAAAGGTTTACCAGGTCCATACATAAAATGGTTTCTGGAAAAAATGGGTCCCGAGGGGCTCCACAAAATGTTAGCGGGCTTCGAAGATAAAACAGGTCAGGCGGTATGCACATTCGCGTATCACTCCGGCGAAGATGGAGCTGAAGTGGTCTTGTTTCAAGGGAGATGTGAGGGCGAAATAGTGTTTCCAAAAGGTCCGAGAGATTTTGGCTGGGATCCTTGTTTTCAACCTAAAGGCTATGATGTTACTTATGCGGAGATGCCTAAGgctgagaaaaataaaatttcacatAGGTTTAAGGCTTTAGATTTGTTAAGGGATTATTTTAATAGAGCAGAgaagtgtaaaaataatatatgaataAGTTGTAAGGTAGGTAGGATGTAATAAAGTATAGGGTAAgcaatgtattattttattttggaggGCTTTATCTGCTCCTGTGTGTACCTGGTTGTTGAAATGACATATCTCCAGGTAACCAGATATAACATTCCCGCCTTACCCCTGccattatacttttttttaagccCTCGTgacaaaataagaataaaatataatataattgaaaaaactaattaatttaatgaaaatagttagcagtttaagaaaaaataacatttactgTTATTTTCAATCTACATAATACATCACAGCAAAAGATAAACTGAACTATTCTTATTAGGATCCTTTTAAAgagttacaaaaaattaataaaatcgccCAGTCTCTCCtcgttatttaaaaactccaaAGCTCTATctgagaaataaattatttttcctaaGTGTTCTCTGAGGAATTGAAAAATGTATCTAGATAGTAGTAAGAATCAACAAGATacaatactatttaaaattttattaatttgagaaGTGTCATATATAATCTGTCTTTTATCTAGggtaatcaaatttaatttgtttaataaactcttaaatctttatcttatttttaatttgcataaatTGATATGTCTTGAGTAAGACAATAATATCTTATTCGCCTttttattaaaggaaatttTGAAGCACTTATTTATGTTAAGACCCAATAGGTTGAGCTTAACGACACCAGTTAGACAAGATATCTAAATTTTTCTAGTAAGTAAATTGACATCCACATCattcaaaattatcaaaaattatagtTTAAGAATATTGgtaaaaaacaaacaatgtTTTATACAATCTTTGACTAATAGACCAAATACCAAAGGGAAACAGTGACAGAGCCACCCTAGAGTTTACATCTATTactcttgacaaaaaaattaccaaGTTTTACCATCATTTTCGATAAGGAAACCTGGCCAC from Anthonomus grandis grandis chromosome 13, icAntGran1.3, whole genome shotgun sequence includes these protein-coding regions:
- the LOC126744062 gene encoding inosine triphosphate pyrophosphatase — its product is MKPITFVTGNAKKLEELISILGSNFPRELVSKKIDLPELQGDIDEICIKKAQSAYKQVGGPVLVEDTCLCFNAYKGLPGPYIKWFLEKMGPEGLHKMLAGFEDKTGQAVCTFAYHSGEDGAEVVLFQGRCEGEIVFPKGPRDFGWDPCFQPKGYDVTYAEMPKAEKNKISHRFKALDLLRDYFNRAEKCKNNI